Proteins encoded together in one Pseudomonas arsenicoxydans window:
- the rsgA gene encoding small ribosomal subunit biogenesis GTPase RsgA, with protein sequence MAKRQLNRRQNWRIEKIQGERAARAAKRESSAVEALEGGDLGPEQTGLVIAHFGVQVEVEALEGDLAGEVFRCHLRANLPALVTGDQVVWRAGNQGIGVIVAQLPRKTELCRPDSRGQLKPVAANVDMIVIVFAPLPEPHANLIDRYLVAAEHAGIRPLLLLNKFDLIDEQNAPALNALLAVYRTLGYPVLEVSAHHGDGMEQLQKQLDGRISVFVGQSGVGKSSLVNSLLPEVEARVGPLSELSGQGTHTTTTARLFHFPGGGELIDSPGIREFGLGHVSRADVEAGFIEFNDLIGTCRFRDCKHDREPGCALLKALEDGRVQQQRMNSYRSIIASLPETSY encoded by the coding sequence ATGGCCAAACGCCAACTCAATCGTCGTCAAAACTGGCGCATCGAAAAGATTCAGGGCGAACGCGCTGCCCGCGCCGCCAAACGCGAGTCCTCGGCTGTCGAGGCACTTGAAGGTGGCGACCTGGGCCCGGAACAGACCGGCCTGGTGATCGCGCACTTCGGTGTGCAGGTCGAAGTCGAAGCCCTCGAAGGCGATTTGGCCGGCGAGGTGTTCCGCTGCCACTTGCGTGCCAACCTGCCAGCGCTGGTGACTGGCGACCAAGTGGTCTGGCGTGCCGGCAACCAGGGTATCGGGGTTATCGTGGCGCAATTGCCACGCAAAACCGAACTCTGCCGCCCGGACAGCCGTGGCCAGCTCAAGCCGGTAGCGGCCAACGTCGACATGATCGTCATCGTCTTCGCCCCGCTGCCCGAGCCTCATGCGAACCTGATCGACCGTTACCTGGTCGCTGCCGAGCACGCAGGGATTCGTCCGCTGCTGCTGCTCAACAAGTTCGACCTGATCGACGAGCAGAACGCCCCGGCGCTGAATGCCTTGCTGGCGGTTTACCGCACACTCGGTTACCCGGTGCTGGAAGTCTCGGCGCACCACGGCGACGGCATGGAGCAACTGCAGAAGCAACTGGACGGACGCATCAGCGTCTTCGTCGGCCAGTCTGGCGTCGGCAAGTCCTCCCTGGTCAACAGCCTGTTGCCGGAAGTCGAAGCCCGCGTCGGCCCGCTGTCCGAGCTGTCCGGCCAAGGCACCCACACCACCACCACCGCGCGGTTGTTCCACTTTCCCGGTGGCGGTGAGCTGATCGACTCCCCGGGTATCCGCGAATTCGGCTTGGGCCACGTGAGCCGCGCCGATGTCGAAGCCGGCTTCATCGAGTTCAACGACCTGATCGGCACCTGCCGCTTCCGCGACTGCAAGCACGATCGCGAACCGGGTTGCGCCCTGCTCAAGGCCCTCGAAGACGGTCGCGTACAGCAGCAACGGATGAACAGTTACCGCTCGATCATCGCCAGCCTGCCCGAAACCAGCTACTAA
- a CDS encoding TIR domain-containing protein — MQTYHLFISHSWNYPHAHDNLVRLLNAKPDFAFKNFSVPPDNPIVGAKTDEELEEAIENKIRACSAVLIMAGMYSTYSKWINKEIEIARRMGKVIIAVKPFGAERISTVVRRAAHAECAWNTNSIISAIRTHAAG, encoded by the coding sequence ATGCAGACCTACCATTTATTCATCAGCCATTCGTGGAATTACCCGCACGCCCACGACAATCTCGTGCGCTTGCTGAACGCGAAACCCGACTTCGCGTTCAAGAACTTTTCAGTGCCGCCGGACAACCCGATCGTTGGCGCAAAAACCGATGAAGAGCTGGAAGAAGCCATCGAAAACAAGATTCGAGCGTGCTCGGCAGTGCTGATCATGGCGGGGATGTATTCGACCTACAGCAAGTGGATCAACAAGGAGATCGAGATCGCCCGGCGCATGGGCAAGGTGATCATTGCGGTCAAACCGTTTGGTGCCGAGCGGATATCCACCGTGGTGCGCCGGGCGGCACATGCCGAATGCGCCTGGAACACCAACAGCATCATCAGTGCCATTCGCACTCACGCGGCGGGTTGA
- a CDS encoding caspase family protein, whose translation MRKGLFIGINHYRHVSQLSGCNNDAMAMASVLERHANGRPNFSSKVLTSSEENLTHATLKQHIQSLFSGDCDVALLYFAGHGQFDTSIDEGLLIPQDFGQGVEGIRISDILNWADNATHIKNKIIILDCCQAGAAAAMRGLRGGSSVIGEGMTILTACKKEQVALEGGGHGVFTGLLLQALHGGAANVLGKVTPGSVYSFVDNALGAWEQRPVFKTNVSQFVPLREVTPLIAEETLRKLKDWFPEPSHVFALDPSYEPTETSFDPDHGEVFAQLQKCNRHSLIEPVDAEHMYYAALNSTGCRLTALGAYYRELAIKGHF comes from the coding sequence ATGCGCAAGGGACTGTTCATTGGAATCAATCACTACCGCCATGTTTCACAACTCAGTGGCTGCAACAACGACGCGATGGCCATGGCCTCGGTGCTGGAACGGCATGCCAACGGGCGTCCCAACTTCAGCAGCAAGGTGCTTACCTCATCCGAGGAAAACCTGACCCACGCCACGTTGAAGCAGCATATCCAGAGCCTGTTTTCAGGTGATTGCGATGTCGCGCTGCTGTACTTCGCCGGCCACGGCCAGTTCGATACCAGCATCGACGAGGGCCTGCTGATCCCGCAGGACTTCGGTCAGGGCGTCGAAGGCATTCGCATCAGTGACATCCTGAACTGGGCGGACAACGCCACCCACATCAAGAACAAAATCATCATCCTTGATTGCTGTCAGGCCGGTGCGGCAGCTGCCATGCGCGGGTTGCGGGGCGGCAGTAGCGTAATCGGCGAAGGCATGACCATCCTCACCGCCTGCAAGAAAGAACAGGTTGCCCTGGAAGGTGGCGGTCACGGCGTCTTTACCGGTCTGTTGCTCCAGGCGCTGCATGGTGGAGCCGCCAATGTACTGGGCAAGGTGACGCCCGGCAGTGTGTATTCGTTCGTCGATAACGCGCTGGGTGCATGGGAACAACGGCCCGTGTTCAAAACCAACGTCTCGCAGTTCGTCCCTTTGCGCGAAGTCACGCCACTGATTGCCGAAGAGACCCTGCGCAAGCTCAAGGACTGGTTCCCGGAACCGAGCCATGTCTTTGCGCTCGATCCCAGCTACGAACCCACCGAAACATCGTTCGACCCGGACCACGGCGAAGTCTTCGCTCAACTGCAAAAGTGCAATCGCCACAGCCTGATCGAACCGGTGGACGCCGAGCACATGTACTACGCCGCCCTCAACTCCACAGGCTGTCGCCTTACGGCCCTCGGCGCCTATTACCGCGAACTCGCGATCAAGGGACATTTCTGA
- a CDS encoding toll/interleukin-1 receptor domain-containing protein, with amino-acid sequence MPVFISYRHTDRPHAIAISSRLIQANIKTYFDVLDPESQTTDDITGVITRNITACTHLIAVVSDKTALSWWVPFEIGEATISNRRICSFKTEPTTLPLYLDKWPKLSTDKDLEFFIDAYREEVATKRSMSLDSINESLYGTYSRNAELFHDHLKNRIKRGF; translated from the coding sequence ATGCCAGTGTTTATCAGCTATCGCCATACCGACCGGCCACATGCTATCGCCATCAGCTCCCGCCTGATTCAGGCCAACATCAAGACCTACTTCGACGTGCTGGATCCGGAATCACAAACCACTGACGACATTACCGGGGTCATCACCCGGAACATCACAGCGTGCACGCATCTGATAGCGGTGGTCTCGGACAAGACCGCACTGTCTTGGTGGGTGCCCTTTGAAATCGGTGAAGCGACGATCAGTAACCGAAGGATCTGCTCATTCAAGACAGAGCCGACGACACTGCCGCTGTACCTCGATAAATGGCCAAAGCTCAGCACCGACAAGGATCTGGAGTTTTTCATTGATGCCTATCGAGAAGAAGTGGCGACCAAGCGTTCAATGTCGCTGGATTCGATCAACGAGTCCCTATACGGCACCTACAGTCGCAATGCCGAACTGTTCCACGACCATCTCAAGAACCGCATCAAGCGCGGTTTCTGA
- the motB gene encoding flagellar motor protein MotB — translation MENNQPIIIKRVKRIAGGHHGGAWKIAFADFATAMMAFFLVLWLLSTATPEQKIAIAGYFKDPVGFSESGTPYIIDLGGTPTLAPENTLNPEVKSQPQPDKVTVDTDQVEGMAEQVEKERLELLLQELQNKVDENPQLQKFKDQILFEITPNGLRIQIMDAENRPMFDSGSARLKPYFEDILLAMADTIKAVPNKISISGHTDAKPYTGTGDFGNWELSANRANAARRALIAGSYPDSQVARVVGYASSSLFDRKNPFNPVNRRIDIVVLTKKAQEAIEGAQGPVPASAPAPGEAPATPVDPNALPPDQQPVPAHELRERLNLFEDAAPKPGAPAKPADSPKQ, via the coding sequence ATGGAAAATAACCAGCCGATAATCATCAAGCGCGTCAAGCGCATCGCCGGCGGGCATCACGGGGGCGCCTGGAAAATCGCCTTCGCGGACTTCGCGACGGCGATGATGGCGTTCTTCCTGGTGCTGTGGCTGCTGTCCACCGCAACGCCGGAACAGAAGATCGCCATCGCCGGTTACTTCAAGGACCCGGTCGGCTTCAGCGAAAGCGGCACGCCATACATCATCGATTTGGGCGGCACGCCGACCCTGGCGCCGGAGAACACCCTCAACCCCGAGGTGAAATCTCAGCCGCAGCCAGACAAGGTGACCGTCGACACCGATCAGGTCGAAGGCATGGCCGAGCAGGTGGAGAAGGAGCGCCTCGAACTGTTGCTGCAAGAATTGCAGAACAAGGTCGATGAAAATCCGCAGCTGCAAAAATTCAAGGACCAGATCCTGTTCGAAATCACACCGAACGGTTTGCGCATCCAGATCATGGACGCCGAAAACCGTCCGATGTTTGACTCAGGCTCGGCTCGCCTGAAACCGTATTTCGAAGACATCCTGCTGGCCATGGCCGACACCATCAAAGCGGTGCCGAACAAGATCAGCATCAGCGGCCACACCGATGCCAAGCCTTACACCGGCACCGGTGACTTCGGTAACTGGGAGCTGTCGGCCAACCGTGCCAACGCCGCTCGCCGTGCGCTGATTGCCGGTAGCTATCCGGATTCGCAGGTTGCCCGGGTCGTGGGTTATGCGTCGTCGTCATTGTTCGATCGCAAGAATCCGTTCAACCCGGTCAACCGTCGTATCGACATCGTCGTGCTGACGAAGAAGGCCCAGGAGGCCATCGAAGGCGCACAAGGTCCCGTTCCGGCTTCCGCGCCCGCGCCAGGTGAAGCTCCTGCCACACCGGTCGATCCAAATGCATTACCGCCGGACCAGCAACCGGTACCGGCCCACGAACTGCGTGAACGCTTGAACCTGTTCGAGGATGCGGCGCCGAAACCGGGTGCACCGGCCAAACCGGCTGATTCGCCAAAGCAGTGA
- the motA gene encoding flagellar motor stator protein MotA: MAKIIGIIVVFASVLGGYVLSHGKIAALIQPFEVMIIGGAALGAFLQANPGYMTMHVLKKSLGMFSSRFNHTFYLEVLGLIYEILNKSRREGMMAIEGDIEDAAASPIFAKYPTVLKDERMTAFICDYLRIMSSGNMAPHELEGLFDMELYSLKEDLEHPSHAVNGIADAMPGFGIVAAVLGIVVTMASLGEGDQKSIGLHVGAALVGTFFGILAAYGFFGPLAHSLAHDAKEELNVYEAIKASLVASASGMPPSLAVEFGRKVLYPAHRPSFAELEQAVRGR; the protein is encoded by the coding sequence ATGGCTAAAATTATCGGCATCATCGTCGTATTCGCGAGCGTGCTCGGCGGATACGTGCTTTCACACGGCAAGATTGCCGCCCTTATTCAGCCTTTCGAGGTGATGATTATCGGTGGTGCGGCGCTGGGCGCATTTCTGCAGGCCAACCCCGGTTACATGACCATGCACGTGCTCAAGAAATCCTTGGGCATGTTCAGTTCGCGGTTCAACCACACGTTCTACCTGGAAGTGCTGGGCCTGATCTACGAGATCCTCAACAAGAGCCGCCGCGAAGGCATGATGGCCATCGAAGGCGACATTGAAGACGCCGCAGCGAGCCCGATCTTCGCCAAGTACCCGACTGTGCTCAAAGACGAACGCATGACCGCCTTCATCTGCGATTACCTGCGCATCATGTCCTCCGGCAACATGGCTCCCCATGAGCTTGAAGGCCTGTTCGACATGGAGCTTTACAGCCTCAAGGAAGACCTTGAGCACCCGTCCCACGCGGTGAACGGTATTGCCGACGCCATGCCTGGTTTCGGTATCGTCGCGGCGGTACTCGGTATCGTGGTGACCATGGCTTCCCTGGGTGAAGGCGATCAGAAATCCATCGGCCTGCACGTGGGTGCGGCCCTGGTCGGTACCTTCTTCGGTATTCTCGCGGCGTACGGTTTCTTCGGTCCGCTGGCCCATTCCCTGGCCCACGATGCCAAGGAAGAACTCAACGTCTACGAAGCCATCAAGGCTTCGCTGGTGGCTTCGGCTTCCGGCATGCCGCCATCGCTGGCGGTAGAGTTCGGTCGTAAGGTTCTGTACCCGGCGCACCGTCCTAGCTTCGCTGAGCTGGAACAAGCGGTCCGCGGTCGTTAA
- a CDS encoding HDOD domain-containing protein, which yields MANETNVPTPKPTTLEGWVKLLDGVRLPVPQDSHDRVCKAIVNSRSSLRDIAELIQESPALALSVIRETNRHTHGSMTEPAENLEVAINRLGLKRTEELLARLPAEPLSQIPVALRQLQLISQHATQQANGFFASRLARLWQDIHWGSLLFLSPLWPMALTHPQLLEEWELRVIHKGESARIVEKQLFGVRLLDICLALVDIWRLPIWIQQGYRLLLNEQRELVKVLRIARDVDHPLRQQNRLDDDPTLRRWLNQPANTVLLANGLALSAQHAWDSPHCERWQYLTSLYLQMPMSEVQQQLHQQAVNSAHQHAMPDLWHPAVSLIWPTGINRIHAGLLPAPAPTAEDLANWRKQCAELLVEPSRFTNAMHLTTSARDALVACGMRRVMILMADRTHSSLRAHQTAGLTKEAAGLNFVVSQSTVLQRLLSQQAQVRLTPANNAQFSALLPVSLRAQFRGEHLLLRSLVNNGRVIMVVVADQGGGPFSEITVQAFGKTAQCIEKALHSFSHRGQ from the coding sequence ATGGCTAACGAAACGAACGTTCCAACTCCAAAACCGACCACTCTCGAAGGCTGGGTCAAGCTTCTCGATGGCGTGCGCCTGCCGGTTCCGCAAGACAGTCATGACCGAGTCTGCAAAGCCATCGTCAACAGTCGAAGCTCTTTGCGTGATATCGCCGAACTGATCCAGGAAAGCCCGGCACTGGCCTTGAGTGTGATTCGCGAAACCAACCGCCACACCCACGGCAGCATGACCGAGCCTGCTGAAAACCTTGAGGTGGCGATCAATCGCCTCGGTTTGAAACGCACCGAAGAATTGCTCGCCCGACTTCCCGCCGAACCCTTGTCACAGATACCGGTTGCGCTGCGTCAGCTTCAATTGATCAGTCAGCACGCGACCCAACAGGCCAACGGTTTTTTCGCCAGTCGCCTGGCTCGTTTGTGGCAGGACATCCACTGGGGCAGCCTGCTGTTTCTTTCACCGCTGTGGCCGATGGCGCTGACTCATCCACAATTGCTTGAAGAGTGGGAGTTGCGGGTCATTCATAAAGGCGAGTCGGCTCGCATCGTCGAAAAGCAATTGTTCGGCGTGCGCCTTCTGGATATCTGTCTGGCACTGGTGGATATCTGGCGCCTGCCGATCTGGATTCAGCAAGGCTATCGACTGCTGCTGAACGAGCAGCGCGAACTGGTCAAAGTGCTGCGCATCGCCCGGGATGTCGACCATCCGTTGCGCCAGCAAAACCGCCTCGATGACGATCCAACCTTGCGCCGGTGGCTCAATCAGCCCGCCAATACTGTGTTGCTGGCCAATGGTCTGGCGCTGTCGGCGCAACACGCCTGGGACAGTCCGCATTGTGAACGCTGGCAGTACCTGACCAGCCTTTATCTGCAAATGCCGATGAGCGAAGTTCAGCAGCAATTGCACCAACAGGCGGTAAACAGCGCGCACCAGCACGCCATGCCGGACCTCTGGCACCCCGCCGTCTCGCTAATATGGCCCACGGGCATTAACCGTATTCACGCCGGTTTGCTGCCAGCCCCGGCGCCCACCGCCGAAGACTTGGCGAACTGGCGCAAGCAATGCGCCGAACTGCTGGTCGAGCCGAGCCGTTTCACCAACGCCATGCACTTGACCACCTCGGCCCGAGACGCACTGGTCGCGTGCGGCATGCGGCGGGTCATGATTTTGATGGCCGACCGTACGCACTCCAGTTTGCGCGCGCATCAAACGGCCGGGCTGACGAAGGAAGCGGCAGGCCTGAACTTTGTGGTCAGCCAGAGCACCGTGCTGCAACGCTTGCTCTCGCAACAGGCCCAAGTGCGCCTGACACCGGCCAACAACGCGCAGTTTTCAGCTTTATTACCCGTCAGCCTGCGCGCGCAGTTTCGCGGTGAACACTTGCTGCTGCGCTCATTGGTCAACAATGGTCGAGTGATCATGGTCGTTGTTGCCGATCAGGGCGGCGGGCCGTTCTCGGAGATCACTGTGCAAGCCTTCGGCAAAACCGCGCAGTGCATCGAAAAGGCCCTGCACAGCTTTAGCCACCGCGGCCAATAA
- a CDS encoding rhodanese-like domain-containing protein, with amino-acid sequence MSDFSGLALVIEPSDLLPRLESRELILVDLTSSARYAAGHIPGARFVDPKRTQLGQAPAPGLMPPQAALEALFGELGHNPDAVYVVYDDEGGGWAGRFIWLLDVIGHKKYHYIDGGLTAWLADGMPMSIQIPPSVGGPVALTLHDEPTATREYLQSRLGAADLAIWDARGPLEYSGEKVLAAKAGHIPGAVNFEWTAGMDQARNLRIRQDMPQILEQLGITKDKEVITHCQTHHRSGFTYLVAKSLGYPRVKGYAGSWGEWGNHPDTPVEI; translated from the coding sequence ATGTCTGACTTCTCTGGCTTGGCGCTGGTCATCGAGCCGAGCGACTTGCTCCCTCGCCTTGAGTCCCGCGAACTGATTCTGGTGGACCTGACCAGCAGCGCCCGTTATGCCGCAGGGCATATTCCTGGTGCGCGCTTTGTCGACCCCAAACGTACGCAACTCGGCCAGGCGCCCGCGCCGGGGCTGATGCCGCCGCAAGCGGCCCTCGAAGCGTTGTTCGGCGAGTTGGGACACAACCCCGACGCCGTCTACGTAGTGTATGACGACGAAGGCGGCGGCTGGGCCGGGCGCTTCATCTGGCTGCTGGATGTCATCGGCCATAAAAAATACCACTACATCGACGGTGGCCTGACGGCCTGGCTGGCAGACGGCATGCCCATGTCAATCCAGATCCCGCCATCTGTGGGAGGCCCGGTTGCGCTGACCCTGCACGACGAACCCACTGCCACCCGTGAATACCTGCAAAGCCGTCTCGGTGCCGCCGACCTGGCCATCTGGGACGCGCGCGGCCCGCTGGAGTACTCCGGCGAAAAAGTGCTGGCGGCCAAGGCCGGACACATTCCCGGCGCGGTGAATTTCGAATGGACGGCCGGCATGGATCAGGCGCGCAACCTGCGCATCCGGCAGGACATGCCGCAGATCCTGGAACAACTCGGCATCACCAAAGACAAAGAAGTGATTACCCACTGCCAGACTCACCACCGCTCTGGCTTCACCTATCTAGTGGCCAAATCCCTCGGTTATCCGCGGGTCAAAGGCTACGCCGGCTCTTGGGGCGAATGGGGCAACCACCCTGATACGCCCGTAGAAATTTAA
- the asd gene encoding archaetidylserine decarboxylase (Phosphatidylserine decarboxylase is synthesized as a single chain precursor. Generation of the pyruvoyl active site from a Ser is coupled to cleavage of a Gly-Ser bond between the larger (beta) and smaller (alpha chains). It is an integral membrane protein.) → MNKRLFILSQYLLPHHLLSRLAGCIAECRVRWFKNAFTAWFAKRYQVDMSQALVEDLTAYEHFNAFFTRALKDGARPLDETPGAILSPADGAVSQLGPIEHGRVFQAKGHSFSVLELLGGDAANAAPFMGGDFATIYLSPKDYHRVHMPLAGTLREMVYIPGRIFSVNQTTAENVPELFARNERVACIFDTERGPMAVVLVGAMIVASIETVWAGLVTPPKRELKTFRYDEAARAPIHLEKGAELGRFKLGSTAVVLFGPDQVKWAEGLGALSPVQMGQALGLPKA, encoded by the coding sequence ATGAATAAGCGTTTGTTTATCCTCAGCCAATACCTGCTGCCTCATCACCTGCTGTCACGACTGGCCGGCTGCATTGCCGAATGCCGCGTACGCTGGTTCAAGAACGCCTTTACCGCCTGGTTCGCCAAGCGTTATCAGGTGGACATGTCCCAGGCGCTGGTTGAGGACCTGACTGCTTACGAGCACTTCAATGCGTTCTTCACCCGCGCACTGAAAGACGGCGCTCGCCCGCTGGACGAAACCCCAGGCGCCATTCTCAGCCCGGCCGACGGCGCGGTCAGCCAGCTTGGCCCGATCGAACACGGTCGCGTGTTTCAGGCCAAGGGCCACAGCTTCAGTGTCCTGGAATTGCTTGGCGGCGATGCGGCGAATGCTGCTCCGTTCATGGGCGGTGATTTCGCGACGATCTACCTGTCACCGAAAGACTACCACCGCGTGCACATGCCACTGGCCGGCACCCTGCGCGAAATGGTCTACATCCCGGGGCGGATTTTCTCGGTCAACCAGACCACCGCTGAAAACGTACCGGAGCTGTTCGCCCGCAACGAACGCGTGGCGTGCATTTTCGACACCGAGCGCGGGCCGATGGCCGTGGTGCTGGTGGGCGCGATGATCGTGGCCTCGATTGAAACCGTTTGGGCCGGGCTGGTGACGCCGCCTAAGCGGGAACTGAAAACCTTCCGTTACGACGAAGCCGCTCGCGCGCCAATCCATCTGGAAAAAGGTGCAGAACTGGGTCGCTTCAAACTGGGTTCGACGGCTGTCGTGCTGTTCGGGCCGGACCAGGTGAAATGGGCTGAAGGTCTCGGCGCCTTGTCGCCGGTTCAAATGGGCCAGGCGCTGGGTCTGCCAAAGGCCTGA
- a CDS encoding molecular chaperone has translation MNETSPHLLLRVPIPTQLRLSFCEPTPRDLKRWIADLPKANIGETARLLYQGLSELNQLLTPSDNRLQLLELLRPEVYFVCKHLERHFLHQAIVLDERSRKIANLCQALQNHLATGYKQIVVRITPRFSKDRAPLLAQALQRAIHCLNGPLIRATQLYCPVPEGLWLELHQLYRIACAHKLQHLSLRDELASQTRTLSIEQTYVVALLLGAARCNQLRQNQIARLAEVLEPWSQWIKLQPSNPVVGLFAVAPDLDIGPRYRSKFRAEQQDSLLGVDPQPLVAAIEAHLQGNNSGSTPLPVPAGLTLDTLQHLHAAWGQAAERSFQRTVGQGTLTLCVGMSALHFYLGGQRSFSDILKNPGTRLAKFSALPLTGQGKDQWSQAFDAAPNASADALLPYEEIEYPQLQNDDGKDAADSNRHFPTYVLPIINHSPGGYCLAWPGAVPAELQAGEMVGIEDSVNKGWSIAVVRWIRQVRGGGTQMGIEQVAPYAEPCGLQLVRSRDDHSQYLRGLLLPEISAIDLPATLLAPRLPFQEGNKVLINTNGQERRAGLDRRVASTNSFNQFAYRSLEASRNDNAAESGVEEEFDSLWKSL, from the coding sequence ATGAATGAGACCAGCCCCCATCTGTTGTTACGTGTCCCGATCCCGACGCAACTGCGTCTGTCGTTCTGCGAACCCACGCCGCGCGACCTCAAGCGCTGGATCGCCGACCTGCCCAAAGCCAACATCGGCGAAACCGCTCGCCTGCTCTATCAGGGCCTGAGCGAACTCAACCAGCTGCTCACCCCCAGCGACAATCGCCTGCAACTGCTCGAACTGCTGCGACCCGAGGTGTATTTCGTCTGCAAACACCTGGAACGGCATTTTCTGCATCAAGCCATTGTGCTCGACGAGCGCTCGCGCAAGATCGCCAACCTCTGCCAAGCGCTGCAAAATCACTTGGCGACCGGCTACAAACAGATCGTCGTGCGTATCACACCGCGTTTCAGCAAAGACCGGGCGCCATTGCTGGCACAGGCGCTACAGCGGGCGATCCATTGCCTCAATGGCCCCCTGATCCGTGCGACGCAACTCTACTGCCCGGTGCCGGAAGGCCTGTGGCTGGAGCTGCACCAGCTGTATCGGATTGCCTGCGCGCACAAACTCCAGCACTTGAGCCTGCGTGATGAACTGGCCAGCCAGACGCGAACCCTGAGCATCGAACAGACTTACGTGGTCGCCCTGTTGCTGGGCGCCGCACGCTGCAACCAACTGCGCCAGAACCAGATCGCCCGGCTCGCCGAGGTACTGGAGCCTTGGAGCCAATGGATCAAGCTGCAGCCGTCCAACCCCGTAGTAGGGCTGTTTGCCGTCGCACCGGACCTCGACATCGGGCCGCGCTATCGCTCCAAGTTCAGGGCCGAGCAGCAGGACAGTTTGCTGGGGGTTGATCCTCAGCCCCTGGTCGCCGCCATCGAAGCGCATCTGCAGGGCAATAACAGTGGCTCTACACCGCTGCCGGTACCCGCCGGCTTGACCCTGGATACGCTGCAACACCTGCACGCCGCCTGGGGACAGGCGGCCGAGCGCAGCTTTCAACGTACCGTCGGCCAAGGCACTCTGACCCTGTGCGTGGGCATGAGCGCGCTGCACTTTTACCTGGGCGGGCAACGCTCATTCAGCGACATTCTGAAAAACCCCGGCACCCGGCTCGCGAAATTCTCGGCACTGCCCCTGACAGGCCAGGGAAAGGACCAATGGAGCCAGGCGTTCGATGCTGCGCCCAACGCCAGCGCCGATGCCCTGCTGCCTTATGAAGAGATTGAATACCCGCAATTGCAGAACGATGACGGCAAGGACGCCGCCGACAGCAATCGGCATTTTCCGACCTACGTCCTGCCAATCATCAATCACAGCCCCGGTGGATATTGCCTGGCGTGGCCCGGCGCAGTGCCCGCCGAGCTACAGGCTGGCGAGATGGTCGGGATTGAGGACTCCGTCAATAAAGGCTGGAGCATTGCAGTAGTACGCTGGATTCGCCAGGTGCGTGGCGGCGGCACGCAGATGGGCATCGAACAGGTTGCGCCTTACGCCGAGCCGTGCGGCTTGCAACTGGTGCGCTCGCGGGATGATCACAGCCAATACCTGCGCGGCCTGTTGCTGCCCGAGATCAGCGCCATCGACCTGCCCGCCACCCTGCTAGCACCGCGCCTGCCATTCCAGGAGGGCAACAAAGTGCTGATCAACACCAACGGCCAGGAGCGCCGGGCCGGGCTCGATCGGCGGGTGGCGAGTACCAACAGTTTCAATCAATTTGCTTATCGTTCGCTGGAAGCGAGCAGAAACGACAACGCCGCTGAAAGCGGCGTTGAGGAGGAGTTTGATTCGTTGTGGAAGTCGCTTTGA